A stretch of DNA from Nitrospira sp. KM1:
TCCACAACCCTGGCCTCGATGGTGGACTATCTGAACAATACCTTCGAAGGGCACATCATCACCATCGAAGACCCCATCGAGTTCGTGCACAAATCAAAAAAATGTCTCGTCAACCAGCGTGAACTGGGCGTGCACACCTTGTCGTTTGCCAATGCCCTACGATCGGCACTCCGCGAAGATCCCGACATTGTGCTCGTGGGAGAAATGCGGGACCTGGAAACCATTCAGTTGGCGCTCACAGCGGCCGAAACTGGGCACCTGGTGTTCGGTACCCTTCATACGTCCAGTGCGCCCAAAACCATCGACCGCATCATCGACGCGTTCTCCCCCGCACAACAGGCCCAGATCCGAGCGCAGCTGTCCGAAGCGCTGGAAGCCGTCATCACGCAGACGTTGCTCAAGAAAAAAACGGGGGGTCGTGTCGCGGCGCTCGAACTGATGGTCGCCACAACCGCCATCCGCAACCTCATCAGGGAAGCCAAACTGCACCAGATCCCCGGCATCATGCAGGCCAGCCAGAAAGATGGCATGCAGACCATGGATATGGCTTTAGTCGACCTTGCGACGCGAGGCATCGTCACCAAAGGCGAAGCCCAGTCGCGCAGCATGAACCCCAATTTGTTCGGCGGCGCCGCGGTCGGCGTCGCCTAAGCCCTTTCGCCGAATACACTTCACGGGAGACCCATGGACGTTCGTACGCTCCTCAAAGTGATGGTTGATCAAGAAGCTTCGGACATGTATCTGACGGTTGAAGCCCCTCCGACTTATCGAGTCCACGGTTCAACCAAACCCGCAAACATGCCCCCGTTTACCAACGAACAGCTGGAAGCTCTGGCTCTCGCGCTCATGCGCGGCCAGCAACGTGGGGAATTCGAAGAAAAAATGGAGATGAATCTCGCCCTGTACTACAAGGAGCTGGGGCGATTCCGCGTCAATATCTTCAGGCAACGCGGCAACGTGGGACTGGTCTTTCGCCATATCAAAGCCGAGATTCAGACCGTCGACGAACTGCGGCTCCCGCCGATTATTCGAGACATCGCCATGACCAAACGTGGCTTGGTGCTGGTGGTCGGAGCAACGGGGTCCGGCAAATCGACTACCCTCGCGGCCATGATCGATCATCGCAACGACGTGCATCCCGGCCACATCGTCACAGTCGAAGACCCCATCGAGTTCGTGCACAACCACAAGAAGTCGCTCATCACGCAACGGGAAGTCGGCTTTGACACCCTGTCCTTTCAAAACGCGCTCAAAAATACACTCCGTCAGGCGCCTGATGTCATTCTGATCGGAGAAATCAGAGACACGGAAACGATGGAAGCGGCGATTACCTTCGCCGAAACCGGCCATCTCTGCATCGGCACGTTGCACTCGAATAATGCGAACCAAGCCATTGAGCGTATCATGAACTTCTTCCCCGTCGAGCGGCACGCGCAGATCTACCTGCAACTCTCGTTGAATCTCAGAGCGATTGTGTCACAGCGGCTGGTCCCGTCCGTAGACGGAAAACGCGTCCCTGCACTCGAAATCATGATGGATACGCCGCGTATTAAGGATCTCGTCAAGAAAGCGGAGATCGATATTCTCAAAGAAGCCATGGAACAGGGAATCGAAGAAGGCTGTCAAACGTTCGACTACGTGCTGTTGCAGCTTTACAAAGAAGGGAAGATCTCTCTCGAGCAGGCGTTGATCAATGCGGATAGCGCAAACAACCTTCGACTGAAGATCAAATTGGAGGGATTGAAGGGCGATGACGCGATCAATGCCCTCCTCGACAAGGGTCCGCAGGCCAGCGGGGAAAGCGCGTTTAAGATTCAGGGCGGTCTGCAGGGAAACGTCGCGCCGATCCGCAAGCGTCCTTAACTCGGGGCTGTTTCTCCACCGCGTCTCCGCCGCACATCAATTGCTTTTCTGTTTTTCCAGATAAGACGCAATTCTCTCCAACGCGAGCGCGCTCAGCTTCTCTCCGTACCAGACAGGCATTGTATTCGCCGGATAGCCCGCCACCACATACGCGCCGGGATCCACTACTGATTCCACAATATAATCATGAGGGGTCTTAGCACGCCCGCGATATGCGGGATCATTCAATCGCTGTACCGCTGTTGTCCCGAGCATGAGCGGCGGCCCTACCCGGCCGATGGCTGCCTCGACGCCGGGAATCGTATGGCAAACGACACATCCGGCTCGCACAAACATCTCACCGATCGGTTCATCGCCGCTGACCAAAGGGATCAATTCCGGAAGCAGCGCCGTGGGAACAGGTCCAACAGGCATATCGACCAGCCAACCGTTTTTCATCGAAAGGAATGCCCAAAGGAACCCAATGGCGATAGCCGCAATGATGAGAACGGTCACCCCACGTTCAGACATGACCAGAGCAAGGTATGTGGAATGGCGACATAACGGACAGGAGCTGAGGGCGTGGGATAGATGCCGTGGTCACGGCGAGTGGAGAGCTGATGAGACTGTGGGGGTTCACTGCTTCTGGTTCATCGCGCAGCGAAACCCGATCGTCCTGTCTTCAAACTCCGG
This window harbors:
- a CDS encoding type IV pilus twitching motility protein PilT, yielding MDISKLLTFSAKEGASDCHISAGEPPMIRLHGDLKKLDHPPLTAEETHALIYDMMNDAQRKVFEEKRECDFSFELGDIARFRVNVFVQNRGLGAVFRNIPTEIIPMEKLGMPPILRQLCDKEKGLILVTGPTGSGKSTTLASMVDYLNNTFEGHIITIEDPIEFVHKSKKCLVNQRELGVHTLSFANALRSALREDPDIVLVGEMRDLETIQLALTAAETGHLVFGTLHTSSAPKTIDRIIDAFSPAQQAQIRAQLSEALEAVITQTLLKKKTGGRVAALELMVATTAIRNLIREAKLHQIPGIMQASQKDGMQTMDMALVDLATRGIVTKGEAQSRSMNPNLFGGAAVGVA
- a CDS encoding PilT/PilU family type 4a pilus ATPase, translating into MDVRTLLKVMVDQEASDMYLTVEAPPTYRVHGSTKPANMPPFTNEQLEALALALMRGQQRGEFEEKMEMNLALYYKELGRFRVNIFRQRGNVGLVFRHIKAEIQTVDELRLPPIIRDIAMTKRGLVLVVGATGSGKSTTLAAMIDHRNDVHPGHIVTVEDPIEFVHNHKKSLITQREVGFDTLSFQNALKNTLRQAPDVILIGEIRDTETMEAAITFAETGHLCIGTLHSNNANQAIERIMNFFPVERHAQIYLQLSLNLRAIVSQRLVPSVDGKRVPALEIMMDTPRIKDLVKKAEIDILKEAMEQGIEEGCQTFDYVLLQLYKEGKISLEQALINADSANNLRLKIKLEGLKGDDAINALLDKGPQASGESAFKIQGGLQGNVAPIRKRP
- a CDS encoding c-type cytochrome encodes the protein MSERGVTVLIIAAIAIGFLWAFLSMKNGWLVDMPVGPVPTALLPELIPLVSGDEPIGEMFVRAGCVVCHTIPGVEAAIGRVGPPLMLGTTAVQRLNDPAYRGRAKTPHDYIVESVVDPGAYVVAGYPANTMPVWYGEKLSALALERIASYLEKQKSN